A window of the Helianthus annuus cultivar XRQ/B chromosome 4, HanXRQr2.0-SUNRISE, whole genome shotgun sequence genome harbors these coding sequences:
- the LOC110905189 gene encoding uncharacterized mitochondrial protein AtMg00810-like yields the protein MSISSVLLLDDSSPLVDPSRYTQTVGALHYVTLSRPDIAFAVNKVSQFMHAPIENHWAEVKRILRYLKGTLSLGLWIRHTSGYRLQAFTDSHWSTNLQAFSDSDWAGCPIDRRSMGGFAIYIGTNLISWSARKQKAVSRSSTESKYKAIADTIAELIWIKSLLRELGLNSEAQHYGVIILGKLNVKFISTDDQIVDIFTKPLSSKKFEFLRSKLQIATRPEVVREY from the exons ATGAGCATCTCCTCTGTTCTATTACTTGATGATAGCTCGCCACTTGTTGATCCCTCTAGGTATACACAAACAGTAGGTGCTCTTCATTATGTCACTCTCTCTCGCCCTGATATTGCTTTTGCAGTAAACAAGGTTAGTCAGTTCATGCATGCTCCTATTGAAAATCACTGGGCTGAAGTTAAGCGTATACTACGTTATCTAAAGGGGACACTAAGCTTGGGCTTATGGATCCGCCATACGTCTGGTTATCGACTTCAAGCATTTACAGATTCTCATTGGTCCACTAATCTTCAGGCCTTCTCGGACTCTGACTGGGCTGGTTGCCCAATCGATCGTCGATCCATGGGGGGATTTGCTATCTACATAGGCACTAATCTGATTTCTTGGTCTGCTCGTAAACAGAAAGCTGTTTCTCGTTCCTCAACAGAATCTAAATACAAAGCCATTGCAGATACAATTGCAGAATTAATCTGGATTAAATCTCTTCTTCGAGAACTTGGTTTGAATAGTGAAGCCCAACATTATGGTGTGATAATCTTG GGAAAGCTCAATGTCAAGTTTATTTCAACGGATGATCAAATAGTAGATATCTTCACAAAGCCTTTATCTTCTAAAAAATTTGAGTTTCTCAGATCCAAGTTACAGATTGCTACTCGCCCTGAAGTTGTGAGGGAATATTAG